The Sedimentibacter sp. zth1 DNA segment AGATAATATATTAGATAACACAATTAGAGGATTTATAAAAGATAACATTGATTTTAGAGGAGTTTTGTTCATAGGATTGATGATTACTGGAAATACTGCTAAAGTATTAGAATATAATACTCGTTTTGGGGATCCTGAAACTGAGGTTATTCTACCACGTTTGAAATCTGATTTACTAGAAATTATGATTAAAACAAGAAACGGAACTCTAAAACAAAGCGACCTAGTATGGTCAAATAAAAAATGTGTAACTGTTATTCTTGCAAGCGGTGGATATCCACAAAACTATGAAAAGGGAAAAATAATAACTGGGATTGATACTGTAGATAATGATATAACTGTTTTTCATGCTGGTACCGCTATACAAAATAATGATATTTTAACTAATGGTGGAAGAATTTTAGCTGTTACATGTTTATCGGATTCTTTAGAAGAAGCAAGAAACCATATCTACAAAAACATTAAAAACATCAATTTTGACAAAATGGAATATAGAACAGATATAGCTTTGACTAAATAACAAAATATAAAACTTGTATTTTGAAAATTTTCTGATAAAATAGTACTGTTAATAAATAATGGAGGTAATTATGAGTTTATATACAGAATGGAATAATGATTTAGAAGGAATTCAAACTCAAGAAGACTATAAAGAATTTTGGGATAAATATATGGTAAAGGAAACTGAAATATATAAGCAAATTCTTAATAGTAAAACACAGATATTAAACGGAAGTGTTAAGGAATTAGCTGAAAAATACAATTCTACTTCAAAACAATTTGTAGGCTTTTTAGATGGAGCTAACACTAGCTTTAAAGAAAAAGTTGAAGTTGAAAACATAACTGAAGATACAGTTATAAATGCTGAATTTGATTTTGAAAAGTTACTTTGGAATATGCACGAAGCAAAAGCTGAATGGCTATTTGGATTAAAAGAATGGGATAATATCATCGATGAAGAACAAAGAAAAAAAATAAGGAAAGAATTCAACCGTTCAAAACAAGCTGTTAAAGAAGTGAAAGTTGGAAGAAACGATCCTTGCCCATGTGGTTCAGGTAAAAAATACAAAAAATGCTGTGGAAAAAATATTTAATAGTGCTTTAAGCACTATTTTTTTATAGAATTATATCTTATTGTATATATAATAAGATATATAATAGTATATACCCCGAGGAAAATAGTATGAATAATAATTGTGGAATAGAAATAGTTAAACAAAAATCCAACATATTATATCTAGATATGTTAAGGATATTTACAATATTTACAGTAATAATATTACATCTATCAGCACAAAATTGGCTGGGTGTATCAACAAAAAGCTTTTCATTTCAAGTATTTAATATTTATAATACTTTTGTACATTGCAATGTTCCCGTTTTTATAATGTTGAGTGGTGCTCTATTATTAGACCATTCTTATAATATAAATATAAAAAAACTATATACTAAAAATATATTAAGACTTCTAATAGCATATATATTTTGGTCATTTTTATATGCAATTATAACATATATTTATAATGGTCAATTCAATGGAGCATATGGCTTGCTGATTTCTATAATTAAAGGTACATTGAACAGTCACTATCATTTATGGTTTTTGCCGTTGATAATAGGTATATATATGCTACTACCCATTATAAAACCTTTAACTGAAAGCACACATTCAAAAAAGCTATGCTTGTATTTCTTAATTTTATTCTTTTTATTAGGAATATTAAGACCAAGTATATTTGTTTTTAGTTTTCCGTATAAAAAACAAATATCTACAATAATTAATAAGTTTTATTTTTCACCCGTAGTTAGCTGGCTTGGGTATTTAATACTTGGTCACTATATAAAAGCCTATGATTTAAAAAGAAAGCATAGAATATTAATATACGTTTTAGGGATTATTACATATTTATTTGCTCTAATTTATAATGCATATATTTCATATACAACCGGTATTCCAAATCAATTTTATTATTTTGCCTTCTCAGTGACTAGCTTTTTTTTGGCATCCACTTGGTTTGTATTTTTCAAATACCAAATACCCAAATTTAAATTTAGTAAAAAGACTGAAAGTATAATAAATAAAATATCAAAAAATGCATTTGGAGTTTATTTAGTACATGCAGCAATAATAAAGTTATTGTATACTTTAGGGCTAAATACACTATCATTTAATCCAATATTATCTATTCCATTGATTGCTCTACTTGTATACTTTATTTCCTATTTAATAGTATTAGGTATTAGAAAAATTCCTTTTATAAATAAATATATCATATAATA contains these protein-coding regions:
- a CDS encoding SEC-C metal-binding domain-containing protein, yielding MSLYTEWNNDLEGIQTQEDYKEFWDKYMVKETEIYKQILNSKTQILNGSVKELAEKYNSTSKQFVGFLDGANTSFKEKVEVENITEDTVINAEFDFEKLLWNMHEAKAEWLFGLKEWDNIIDEEQRKKIRKEFNRSKQAVKEVKVGRNDPCPCGSGKKYKKCCGKNI
- a CDS encoding acyltransferase, with amino-acid sequence MNNNCGIEIVKQKSNILYLDMLRIFTIFTVIILHLSAQNWLGVSTKSFSFQVFNIYNTFVHCNVPVFIMLSGALLLDHSYNINIKKLYTKNILRLLIAYIFWSFLYAIITYIYNGQFNGAYGLLISIIKGTLNSHYHLWFLPLIIGIYMLLPIIKPLTESTHSKKLCLYFLILFFLLGILRPSIFVFSFPYKKQISTIINKFYFSPVVSWLGYLILGHYIKAYDLKRKHRILIYVLGIITYLFALIYNAYISYTTGIPNQFYYFAFSVTSFFLASTWFVFFKYQIPKFKFSKKTESIINKISKNAFGVYLVHAAIIKLLYTLGLNTLSFNPILSIPLIALLVYFISYLIVLGIRKIPFINKYII